Below is a genomic region from Caldicoprobacter guelmensis.
TTTTCTTCCCACAGCCTGACTGGATAATCGACGCCATCCATGAGAAGATAGTGCCGCTTAAAGGGTACGTGCCCAGTAACAACTTTACGGCAAATGAACAGTTGCGAAGAAGCCGTCTAGGAGTGTAAAGCTCAAAATTGGGATTTTTGACAATTCAAATTAAACGTGAACTTGTATGTTTGCCATAAATTTGCTACAATAAGTTTGTCTATAGAAAGAACAACGTAAACAAGATTTAAAGGAAGGGATTGCGTTGTTGAGGGAATCGTTAAAGGAGTTGGAAAAGATATCAAAAGCGGTGGGTGTTCATCCCGACCTGGTCCAAGGTGGGGGCGGCAACACATCGGTAAAAATCGACCATGAGCTTATGGCCATTAAGGCTTCAGGCTACAGGTTGGAACAAGTGACCGAAGATGACGGTTTTGCCGTGGTGAATTATCGCAATATCGTGGAATATTTTAATAATGCTAGTATAACGCCTGACATAGACACCGAAAAAGTTGGGGCTGAGCTGATTAAACAAAATACCGTTCAGCTTGAGGGCTATAAGGCTTTAAGGCCGTCGGTAGAAGCTGGGTTCCACTCGATGCTTAAGAAATACGTCATCCATACCCATCCTGTTTATGCCAACATACTGTGCTGTTCAAAAGAAGGAGAGGAGCTTGTTGGGAAGATTTTCAATTCAAAGGGCTTGCACTGCGTGTGGGTTTCCTATACCATGCCGGGGTTTCATTTGACTCTGAGCATAAAGGATATTATTGAACGGTATATGGATGAGCATGACGTATTTCCGCAGTTGATATTTATGCAAAATCATGGCCTAATTGTAACTGCGGAGGATGCAGAAGAGTGCCTTAAACTTAATGAAACGGCAAACGACATAATAAAAAGGCATTTTGGTATTTCTACACACTATCCAGAAATAAAGTTGGAAAAAGTGAGTGATACAGAATTCATCAGCAGGACGGAATTCGTAAGGGATTTTATAAAGAACAACCGTGTAGATATGGAGTTTTTCAACAGAGTGCTTTATCCTGATCAAATAGTCTATCTAGGTAGCGAGCAGATAGCCCTAGACCGGTTAGACAACAAGATCAATATAAACACACGCACCGGCGAAGTGGTATATAAGACGGGATATATCGAAGCCAGGACGATAGAGGAGACTTTAACGGCGTGTTTATATGTCATACACCACATACTTAAAAACGGCTTAGAGATTAAGGCAATGACTGATGAAGACATCGACAAAATAAAGAATTGGGGAGCAGAGAAATACAGGAAGAAGATGGTGAGCGAGGCAAAATAAAGAGGGGCTTTAAGCCCCATTTTTTTATACTATTTCGGTCAGCCGAATCTGGTGGGTTAGAATCGGTTGGCTGTGAAGGATTAGATTTTAATAAGTACGCCTTGACCATACTTTTTCTGAATATATTATTGCTTGATGTATTATTTCATCGATGAAACCCCTTTGATATTGATGGAAACCTCATTTTTGCTGGGTAGCCACTTGGGCACCTGGTATATGGCCACATAAAACGCCATTGCAAGCAATATGCTCCACATGACATCTTTTATGGAATGTTGTTTTATGAGTACTGTGGAGGCACTTATAGTGGTCATACATATGAATGACGCTAATTTCATCCACCTTTTCTCTCTAAATTGGGGGCAGTTGACCAAAGATACATGTACAGCTATTGAGTTGAAGACATGAATGCTGGGCGCCACATTTGTAGGGGTATCAGTGGCGTATATGTGCTTTATAATCCTAGAGAATATGTCGTTATCAGTGATGATTGGCCTCAAGTTCTGCCCATTGGGGAACAAAAGATACAGTACATAGCACAGATACATGCCGCCAAACATGTATATGCACAGCCTATAGAAGTCCTTTTTAGATACCACCGCCAGGTACAAGAATCCCAGGCCCATGTATATAAACCAGAAGAGGTAAGGCACCACGAAGTATTTGATAAAGGGTATGTAATTGTCAAGCATTGAGTACATGAAATACTTGGGGCGTACAGTGCGTTCACAGTATTGAAACCATATCTGCGCAAACCCATAGAGCGATACCAGTGAAAGATGTTTGTATTTCCACAACAATGCTTTTACTTCATGTTTATTCAGTTTGGGTGTTTTAAACTTCTTCATTTGTATTATCCTGGTCATCTAAACTGTACAAAACTGCACAAGTTTAGACGGCTGGGGTATTTCTTACCGCCTTTCAGGTTGTCCCACCCCCAGCAGGCGGTATTTGGGACAACCATAGCCCCTGCCCCAAGAAGCAGGAACTCGCGCCCTTATCCGGGTCTCCCCACTTGTCCTGAGTACATCACCCTCCTCAGGACAGAGACATCCCTCAATACCCTATCAGGAGAGAGTGGCGTCACCACCGCTACCTTGAGAACTCGCCAGAGTCCGTAGCTTCCGCTACAGGCACCAAGACTTGTTCCATACAGAGGCCTCGGTACCTCCCCCAGCTCACTCCCAAGGCTTTGTATAAACTTCTCAGCCCTCTCTATTTCTTTCAAACGTTTCTTCCTCAACTGTTTATTCTTAACCGTTTTCTTTACATGCTCTTTCAATCCCTCTAATTCCCCAGCATCTAAATGCTCTACAATTGCCATATATCCTTCGGGAATCCGCTCTTTTAGTCCAAGCCCTCTCCTCGCTATTACATACGCCGCCGCTTCGTCCTTGCTTATCATATACTGTGGCGCGTACTTCAAAAGCCCTATCACTGATGTATATGCAGGGTCAACCTCTATAACCTGTATACCCTTCCGCTGTGCTAAAATCTTGACTTTATCCAAGAGCGACCTGTAGCTGAAATTATGCCTTATTCTCCTTAACTTCCTCCCC
It encodes:
- a CDS encoding class II aldolase/adducin family protein codes for the protein MLRESLKELEKISKAVGVHPDLVQGGGGNTSVKIDHELMAIKASGYRLEQVTEDDGFAVVNYRNIVEYFNNASITPDIDTEKVGAELIKQNTVQLEGYKALRPSVEAGFHSMLKKYVIHTHPVYANILCCSKEGEELVGKIFNSKGLHCVWVSYTMPGFHLTLSIKDIIERYMDEHDVFPQLIFMQNHGLIVTAEDAEECLKLNETANDIIKRHFGISTHYPEIKLEKVSDTEFISRTEFVRDFIKNNRVDMEFFNRVLYPDQIVYLGSEQIALDRLDNKININTRTGEVVYKTGYIEARTIEETLTACLYVIHHILKNGLEIKAMTDEDIDKIKNWGAEKYRKKMVSEAK
- a CDS encoding phosphatase PAP2 family protein, producing the protein MKKFKTPKLNKHEVKALLWKYKHLSLVSLYGFAQIWFQYCERTVRPKYFMYSMLDNYIPFIKYFVVPYLFWFIYMGLGFLYLAVVSKKDFYRLCIYMFGGMYLCYVLYLLFPNGQNLRPIITDNDIFSRIIKHIYATDTPTNVAPSIHVFNSIAVHVSLVNCPQFREKRWMKLASFICMTTISASTVLIKQHSIKDVMWSILLAMAFYVAIYQVPKWLPSKNEVSINIKGVSSMK